gattatgtAAATTTAACCCTGTGGAAGTTTTCAAACTAGTCACTAGTGCCATGTTTGTCATCACAGAGTTGTATGATCTAATGTAATAAATTCTTTCTATATAGAATGATTTTTTAGCTCTTCGAATAGCATTATAGGTAAGTTgaataatataatctatttctgtcattaattaaaatatgaaatggatGCAGAGAAGGATGCTATCACTTTATGATGCAGAATCAGAGAGAGCTAAATTTAGTAGTCCTTATAATAATATGCAAGTTGTTAAATCAGAAAGTGCCATTCCATCCTTGTAAGGAAGAGGTAATAAGAAGATATATCTTGTTACAAGATAATTTTGCATTATGATTTATTGCTGGGATTCTTGCTGATCTTGAAAATTGAATGCCAGGGCAAAATGTGAACTCCGTTTGAGATTTTGCTAGGGAAGAGTTCTGGAATGAAGTGATGATGTTCATATGTATATTAGTGTATGTGTGGCAACTGTCTAGGTCAGTTAGCTTGCAATGCTTGTTAGTTTGTGTATATGATAGAAAATCTGTTGTTTCTTTGAAACGTGGGGGTAGTGCAAGTCATGTCAGGGCTTTTTATTAGGTGGCTGGCTTGTATAGAAATTTGAGTGTCCTCGAGTTTTGACTGCCTATCATAGTAGTACTTTTACTTCTTGCTGGGTTTCCCACATCTGATCGCTAAGAAGTAGTATTTATAAACATAAACTAAGGTATGTAAATAAAACCCATGCTATCGTTGTCAAAAAATCCTTGCGTACCAACTCGGGGCTTTGGAACCCAATATTGTGGTTGATGCTTGTATTCGAGTTGTTTGAGTTCAGATTGATGTTTAACTTGGCTTGAATCTATTAACTGAAAAACTGGTTTGTTGATAATTCCTCTTATTCACTGACGAGAACAAGTCTAGTTCAATCTTAAATTGACTATTCTAAGTTCAAGAGGAGATCAAAGTAAACTTTGTTGAAGCTTTATTTGCCAAGAATCTAGTTGATGCTCAAAGTTGTTATGCGTTCTGTAATTTTTGTTCTGATTAGTGAAATCATGCGTTAACCTATTAACTTCGCCGATGAGTATGATCcggaaaaaaattaagaaatcgTAAATAAGAAGGAGAATTACATCCAACCTAAAGCCCATTATAACCCCATAGGAAGTTGGGTTTGAGGCTAaagattaaaaatcaaatactcaaaatttattagaaaaatactaaaataaccTCTTAAATAGCCCTCAATTTGCTTGAGTTGTAGCCGAAGTTAACAAATGGATGACAATACATGAACTAACAAGTAcaaatacttatatatatactaCCTAATTGAATGTTACAAAATTACCCAATGAAACATGTACATAAATTAGTTCTTAATGTcagtgtataattttttattgaaaaagaaaacattcaACATACATTTCGCACTTCAACAAACCCCAAGTCTGCCTAATAGCCAAGGTGATACGCACAGAGTGAACGAGTTTTATTTTAGTTCCAAGAGCCTtcccaattttttgttttacagGATTACACCGACAAGATTTAAATAATCTGAAAATCTGGGATGAATCAAGATCAAATAGAAAAACCAAACAAATGCTgataaaatcacataaaaatccATTAATTACACCAGCTTTGGAAAAGGCATGTTAAACCCATCATCCACGCAATTAGTTTCGGATATGAGTGCAAGTGTGGATGACAATAGCACAATATACAAAAACTTAATCCAAATCCACTACCTATACCTGAAACCCATGTCTAGCTCATAATTATACATCCCCTGATTATTACTAGCTGTAGCTAATGGGTGAATCTGCTTAGCATTTGATCGGAGTTCCATCTCGAAGAGCCTCTGTAGTGTCTCTGGATTATTGGTTCCAACCCCAACATCAGCAGCTGAAGATTTATCAAGCATTGATAGTAAGATGCGTATCCTACTCTCTAGAGccacataatgacatatattttGTGGATAGGCTATCTTAGACAGTTAAGTTTTCCACATTGATACATGCCCTTTATTTGAGAAGAACATGAAgaattaacaaacaaaaaccTAAAGGCATAAACTGTAGCAAACAGAATAGAACACCTAAATTATGGGCTAAAGTTCAACATATATAGAAGAATTCTGTGGTGCGAAACCAAGATTATAGCTTTCAATGACAATACACAGGTCTATTGTTGTATAATTTTCTTTAGCCACTTAACATGCATATTCCACAAAACCTACTTTTCCAGCCAAACCAActtgaaaataattaagagTACTGACAATAACACTGTACACAAATGCCAACAAAGAGGTGAATACTTTACCTGGTGGTGGCATTCCATGACCAGCGAAATTGGGCTGCCGGGGACCAAAAGGGAAACCTTGCATTGGGTTCATATCCGGTACAAAACCTGGCATTTGATTGTTTGAATGAGGACTGCTGGCAAATCCTTGTAGTAGGTGAGGTGGAGGAAAACTTCCTGGCATGTGCATCTGTGGTAAGATAGGATGATGATTGTGGGCAGAAGGATCAAATGCAGGGAGTCCTGGGCGAGGATGATGGAAAGGAGGACGAAGCATATTTGCAGGCAATTGATGAGTGGGTGGAGGATCATGATGGATGATGCCCTCTGGACCCATGAACTTCATATGAGAATTTACGTTAGCAGGATGAGACTCTAGTGGATTGAATAATGGTCCCACATGATTTAACTGTGGGTGAAGCTGTGGAGATGATGGTTGGATTTGCATATTATGAAGCAAAATATCAGGCTCCCTTGCATCATAAGAACCACGAAGAAACGGTGGACCTTCTTGACCTGTAATGAGTCTTTCGTCCCCGAAGACAGAATTTAAAGCTGCTAGTTTTTCCGCAATGTCAACTGGTGCAGCTGGGGAGGGAAATAATTCAACTTTGGATGAGTTCATAAGGCGTTTTGTACAATCACCAAGAGGAATCGAGCTATCCTCTTGAGAGAGTCGAATATCAACAGGTCCATCAAAGCCACCAAGTTTAGATTCTAATTCATTTCGAAGCCGTGGCGAATCGACTTCAGTTCGACAATCGTCAAAGCCTAACAAATGTTCTTTGCTCCTATCTGATTTTATTTGCTCTCTCTGATTTGATGCCAGGATACTACTTTCATAACTAGTCCTGCTGGAATCAATGTCGACTTCAGATGAAAGAAGACCATCATGAATTTTCGAAATATCAACTCTAGAAGACATAACTGAGCCTCTTTGAGCAGATGAAGGTGCTCCTACAGATTGTAATTCCTTCATAAAGGCTGTACCAAAAAGTGTTTCAAGTGTCAGACTCTTCCCTGAATCAGAAACATTTTCAGCATTtgcatccctaaaatcatgaaGTGCATTGTCAATATTTGATACATCCCCATTAAATTGTCTGTCCACAAACTTGATATCTATACCAGGGAATGGTGCCACATCTTTTGGGACAGTTCCCCTTTGCAACAGTGAAAGGAGGTGCTGAGATGCATGATCATcagcatctatttttttctgTTCAGTCGTAGGCTCACCAAAACCCCCACCTTGCGAAGAAGACGGCAAGGTTGCATCACTTGTACTAATTTCTGATAGAATGGACTGTTCAAGGTCTTCGCATGTGAGGACAGCTGCTGTTTTACTGATGTTATTGATATTACTATCACCTAATTGCTCAGAATTTCCGTTTGTGACAAGCTCTGGGCTTGGGGCCAGATAATTGGATGAGATGAGCCTTGCAGCCTTCGCATCAGAAGGTTGTGATCCCCCTTTTTCACTACCAACAATTAGTGAGAGCAAATCATTTGGCTTGCCAGAGGAAAGTTCATCCACTGGCTTCTTTTCTGCagtaaaaagttcaaaaaaaaaaaaattagagctTAAACCACATTACTTGACATCTACGCAAAAAGATATCAAGTTGCCAcaaccaaaaaaattcaaactttaaataagtATACTAGAATACCTTCATCAAGAAACCAATGGGCAAACTTGGAAGATTGGACAGAATGAGGACTCCATATGTCATCTGCTTTACTATCATGCTGGATCCAAAAAGATATTGAACAGGTTCAGATACTTTCATGTTAAGATTTTTCAGTTAATCAAAAGCCAGAAATGGTACACTCAACCACACCACTTTTTTGCTAGAGAATATCCTCTTTCAGTAACCACCATCCCATTAAAAGAGAGAGTAAGATTATGTGCACTAAAAAATAGTAGTAATTTTGTGTACTAACAATAATGTATCACcatgtgattaggtgttactttcataatcatccaatcacatggtGACATAACATcattaatacacaaattagtTCTCATTATTGGTGCACATAGTTCTGTtgtaaaaaaaaacaagtttttaacttaaacaacataatgcaaattataaaatacttaaCCAAGCTGGAAAAATTATTTCCACTGAGAACTGAAGCTATCAGATGGAAGATTTCACTATATATTGAGGTgagatttcattttataatggaataaatttgtaattatagcCTGACATTATTTATCTAAATAGTGAAGGTCCTCTCATTGCTG
This sequence is a window from Mangifera indica cultivar Alphonso chromosome 5, CATAS_Mindica_2.1, whole genome shotgun sequence. Protein-coding genes within it:
- the LOC123217788 gene encoding uncharacterized protein LOC123217788, whose amino-acid sequence is MNLENEDEHTLDQPAAINSESQKNLKITYSRDFLLSFSELDICKKLPSGLDPSLLSESEDAPGDRQKTPSGLSLHSFRRNEYGSSPPTRGESGNFSRGIHGRWDSRSSGRSDRDSDSQSDWDSESGRRYGNQSRRSWQVPEHDGLLGSGSFARPSGYTAGASAPKFRANDHYQLNRSNEPYHPPRPYKAVAHPRRETNDSYNEETFGSSECTSEDRAEEERKRRASFEMMRKEQQKAFQDKQKINPEKHKDEFDIMTLLEDSKNDEGTSNKSNQFDKPVMLNAPNADSDKPVLLSQTPASRPLVPPGFSNANLERNFGAKNIIHPPSVEVGSSEHEGGILPAKGNLLSNGTFDNEDKQSVEQISSTHPRESMSIRVSASGKNDKVHNLTSGLDVFNKTTDSDGQICKSSNLLKTFQASEESEGVEVDVEKVTDRKIVSESSQDQSSSILDKLFGNVLTVNGGGSNSLVEHDSKADDIWSPHSVQSSKFAHWFLDEEKKPVDELSSGKPNDLLSLIVGSEKGGSQPSDAKAARLISSNYLAPSPELVTNGNSEQLGDSNINNISKTAAVLTCEDLEQSILSEISTSDATLPSSSQGGGFGEPTTEQKKIDADDHASQHLLSLLQRGTVPKDVAPFPGIDIKFVDRQFNGDVSNIDNALHDFRDANAENVSDSGKSLTLETLFGTAFMKELQSVGAPSSAQRGSVMSSRVDISKIHDGLLSSEVDIDSSRTSYESSILASNQREQIKSDRSKEHLLGFDDCRTEVDSPRLRNELESKLGGFDGPVDIRLSQEDSSIPLGDCTKRLMNSSKVELFPSPAAPVDIAEKLAALNSVFGDERLITGQEGPPFLRGSYDAREPDILLHNMQIQPSSPQLHPQLNHVGPLFNPLESHPANVNSHMKFMGPEGIIHHDPPPTHQLPANMLRPPFHHPRPGLPAFDPSAHNHHPILPQMHMPGSFPPPHLLQGFASSPHSNNQMPGFVPDMNPMQGFPFGPRQPNFAGHGMPPPAADVGVGTNNPETLQRLFEMELRSNAKQIHPLATASNNQGMYNYELDMGFRYR